CGGTCAGGAGGTTCCCGACGTCCTTGACCAGCCGCGAGGCCACCGCCAGCAACCACCGCGCGGAGAGCCGGTCCGGGGAGCGCTCGGGATCGGGCTGCACGGCGGCGAGCGCGACCGGCGAGATCACGTAGGACGCGGCCGTGGCCCGCATGACCCGCTCGGTCATGTTCCCCTTGCGCCGCTCCTCGGCGAGCTCGACCAGACCGTGCTGTTCGAGCGTGCGCAGGTGGTAGTTGACCTTCTGCCGAGGCAGCCCCACCTTGGCCGCGAGCGTCGTCGCCGAGCCGGGCTCGACCAGCTCGGCCAACAGCCGAACCCGCACGGGGTCCAACGTCACCTCGGCCGTAGCCGGGTCCTCGATCACCGCCACTTCAAGCATGGGAGAACTGTCGCACCGACAAGCCAAGTTGTCAAGACAACTCAACTTGTCGGAACCATCGCCCTGGACGCCTCGCGATGCCTGCGGCGAATGGCGGGCGGCAGCGGCGGGTGGCAGCGGCGGGCGGGGCGGCAGCGGCGGGCGGGGCGGCGGCGGGCGGCAGCGGCGGGCGGGGCGGCGGCGGGCGGCAGTGGCGGGCGGGCAGCAGACGGCAGCGGCGGGAGGCGGGCGCGGCGGGAGGCGGGCGCGGCGGGAGGCGGGCGCGGCGGGAGGCGGGCGCGCCGGGAGGCGGGCGCGCCGGGAGGCGGGCGCGCCGGGAGGCGGGCGCGCCGGGAGGCGGGCGCGCCGGGAGGCGGGGCGGGAGGCGGGCGGCAGCGGCGGCGGCGGGCGGCGGCGGGAGGCGGCGGGGCGGGAGGCGGGCGGCGGCGGCGAGCGGCGGGCGGCAGTGGCGGCGGCGAGCGGCGGGCGGCAGTGGCGGCGGGCGGGGGGGTGGTGAGGGTGAGTGAGTGGGTGGGGCCGGTCAGCGTTTGGTGCGTGGCTCGTCAGCGGGGTTGGTCAGAGTCGTCGGCATGGTGCACACACAGGGGAAGAAGAAGCTCTGGCGGCGGCCGTGGGTGGTGCCGCTCGGGTTGCTGGTCCTGCTCTTCGTCGCGTTCTCGCTGCCGCCCTACCTCACCGGCGACCGCGCCCAGTCCCGCGTGCCCGACCCCGGCTTCGCCTGGTACTACCCGGCACTCGTCGGGCACGTCGTCTTCGCGTCCGTCGCCATCCTCACGGCCGTCCTCCAGATCTGGCCGTGGTTCCGGCAGCGGTACCCGAGGTGGCACCGGTACGCGGGGCGGGTCTACGTGTTCGCAGGGGTCCTGCCCGCGGGGGTGCTCGCGGTGACCATCGGTGCGGTCAGCCCGTTCGGGCCGGTCAACGCGGTCGGCAACGTCCTCATGGGCACGCTCTGGCTCGGCTGCACGATCACCGCCTACCGGATGGCCCGCCGCAAGCGCTTCGCCGAGCACCGCCGCTGGATGCTCCGCAGCGCCACGCTCACCTTCTCCATCATCACCAACCGGCTGTGGGCGGTCGCGATGATCTTCGCGCTGCCGCCGTTCAAGGACACCGCGTTCGGCGGCAGCGAGGTCGCCCTGATGCAGGCGACCTCCGCGATCTCCGCGTGGATGGGCTGGGTGCTGCCCTTCCTGTTCGTCGAGTGGTGGCTGGAGCGGGACGTCTCCCGCAAGCACCGCCGCGCTCAGCCGACCGCCGCCAAGGTGGCCGTCTCGAACTCCAGCAGCTGACGCTTGCGGTCGATGCCGCCGCCGTAGCCGGTCAGGTCGCCCGTGGACCCGACCACCCGGTGGCACGGCACGATGATCCCGATGGGGTTGCGGCCGTTGGCCATGCCGACGGCCCGCGCCGCGGTCGGCCGCCCGAGCCGGGCGGCCAGCTCGCCGTAGGACACCGTCTCCCCGTACGGGATCGAGCACAGCGCCCGCCACACGGTCCGCTGGAACGGCGTGCCCAGCAGGTCCAGCTCCAACTCGAACGACGTGCGCCGGCCCGCGAAGTACTCCTCCAGCTGCGCGATCACGTCACCGAACGGCGTGGGGTCGGCCGGCCCGAACGAGGAGTCCTCGGGCCGGTACCGCTGGTCGGTCATGTACAGCCCGGACAGCACGCCGTCCGTGGCCACGAGAGTCAACGGGCCGACTGGGCTGTCGACCGTGGTGTGGGTCATGGGTGGTCCTTTCACGCGGGCAGCCGGTTGACCGCGTGGTCACCGGTGGCCCAGAGGTGTTGGACGGCGTAGGCCCGCCACGGGCGCCACGCTCGGGCGCGCTGGGTGAGCGCGCCGGGGGTGTCGGGCAGGCCCAGGGTCCGCGCGGCGAGCCGCACGCCCAGGTCGCCCGGGATGAACGCGTCCGGGTCGCCCAGCGCCCGCATCGCGATGACCTCGACGGTCCACGGGCCGAAGCCGGGCAGCGCCAGGAGGTCCGCACGCGCCTTGTCCCAGTCCGCGCCGACGCCGAGGTCCAGGGCACCGGACGCCAGGGCGTGCACCAGCGCCATGAAGGCCGTCTTGCGGGACTGGGGCATGGCCAGCACCGCGGGGTCCAGCGCCGCGAGCTGCTCGGGTGTCGGGAACAGGTGGGTCAGGCCGTGGTCCTCGACCGGCGTGCCGGCCGCGAGGACGACCCGGGCCGCGTGGGTGCGGGCGGCGGCGGTGGACACCTGCTGGCCCAGCACCGCGCGCACGGCGAACTCCGCGGCGTCCACGGTTCCGGGCACGCGGCGGCCGGGGTCCTTGTCCACCAGCGGTTTGAGCAGCGGGTCCGCGGCCAACTGCTCGTCGACGGCGACCGGGTCGGCGTCGAGGTCCAGCATGCGGCGGCAGCGGGCGATGGCGATCGACAGATCCCGCAGGTCGGTGAGCGCGAGCCGGCACGCCACGTGGTCCGGCTCGGGCCGCAGCGACACCACGGCGTGGCCGTGCGGGGTGCGCATGGTCCGCCGGTACGCGCCGTCCCGCCACTCCTCCACGCCCGGCACCGCGGTCGCGGCCAGGTGCCCGAACAGGTTGTCCGGGCACAGCGGCGCGCGGAACGGCAGCCGCAGCGACAGCACGCCGGGCGCGGCGGACGGCGTGGACCGGCGCATCCGCAGCTCGGTGGGCGACATCGCGAAGACCGCGCGCACGGTCTCGTTGAACGCCCGGACGCTCGCGAACCCGGCGGCCAGCGCCACGTCCGCCATCGGCAGCCCGGTCGTCTCGATCAGCAGGCGGGCGGTCTGCGCGCGCTGCGCCCGAGCGAGCGCTAGCGGTCCCGCGCCGAGCTCGGCGAGCAGCTGCCGCTCGACCTGTCGGACGCTGTACCCGAGCCGCGCGGCCAGGCCCGGCACGCCCTCGCGGTCCACGACGCCGTCGGCGATCAGACGCATGGCCTTGGCGACGGAGTCCGCGCGGTGGTTCCACTGCGGTGAACCGGGACTCGCGTCCGGACGGCACCTCTTGCACGCGCGGAATCCCGCTTGTTGTGCCGCCGCGGCACTCGGGTAGAACCGCATGTTCTCGACCTTCGGCGGCGCCACCGGACAACTCGGCCGGCAATAGATCCGGGTGGTGAGCACTGCGGTGAAGAACCACCCGTCGAACCGCGCGTCCTTGGACTGCACGGCTCGCACACAACGTTCCGCGTCTTGGTGCACGCCAACCAGCATCGGTCAACGCCAGGCCGTTGGCTGGCGGAAATACGACAGGGAGGACAACGCGCGCCGGTCCGCCGCACACCGTTGTGCGGCCGCCGGCCTCACGCGTGCAGCGGAGCCGCGAGCCTGGCCAGGGCGACCAGGTTCACCTCGGCCCGGTCCCGGTCGTGCGCGTCCAGCACGGTCCGGAGGATCGGGCACGCGGGCGACTCGCCGGGCGCCCCCCGGCGGTCACGGTCGGTGACCGGCGTGCCGCCGGTCAGCCGCGGCTCAGTCCCGGTCGGCATGGTATGTCGCCGCACCGTTCCACCGGCCGGGCCGGCTCTGTGCACCCCGCTGAGAAGACCCCCAGGACTCCTCAGCGGCGAACGTTCTGCCACTCGCGTTAGTTGCCTGCGAAACCACTTCGACCGGTCCCTTCGCACAACACGGCGACGTCAGCG
This DNA window, taken from Saccharothrix variisporea, encodes the following:
- a CDS encoding DNA-3-methyladenine glycosylase 2 family protein — its product is MHQDAERCVRAVQSKDARFDGWFFTAVLTTRIYCRPSCPVAPPKVENMRFYPSAAAAQQAGFRACKRCRPDASPGSPQWNHRADSVAKAMRLIADGVVDREGVPGLAARLGYSVRQVERQLLAELGAGPLALARAQRAQTARLLIETTGLPMADVALAAGFASVRAFNETVRAVFAMSPTELRMRRSTPSAAPGVLSLRLPFRAPLCPDNLFGHLAATAVPGVEEWRDGAYRRTMRTPHGHAVVSLRPEPDHVACRLALTDLRDLSIAIARCRRMLDLDADPVAVDEQLAADPLLKPLVDKDPGRRVPGTVDAAEFAVRAVLGQQVSTAAARTHAARVVLAAGTPVEDHGLTHLFPTPEQLAALDPAVLAMPQSRKTAFMALVHALASGALDLGVGADWDKARADLLALPGFGPWTVEVIAMRALGDPDAFIPGDLGVRLAARTLGLPDTPGALTQRARAWRPWRAYAVQHLWATGDHAVNRLPA
- a CDS encoding methylated-DNA--[protein]-cysteine S-methyltransferase, with the translated sequence MTHTTVDSPVGPLTLVATDGVLSGLYMTDQRYRPEDSSFGPADPTPFGDVIAQLEEYFAGRRTSFELELDLLGTPFQRTVWRALCSIPYGETVSYGELAARLGRPTAARAVGMANGRNPIGIIVPCHRVVGSTGDLTGYGGGIDRKRQLLEFETATLAAVG
- a CDS encoding ArsR/SmtB family transcription factor yields the protein MLEVAVIEDPATAEVTLDPVRVRLLAELVEPGSATTLAAKVGLPRQKVNYHLRTLEQHGLVELAEERRKGNMTERVMRATAASYVISPVALAAVQPDPERSPDRLSARWLLAVASRLVKDVGNLLTGAAKAGKKVATFAIDGEVRFATAQDRSAFAEELATAVAGLVAKYHDETAEGGRPHRLVVAVHPSIPKES
- a CDS encoding DUF2306 domain-containing protein codes for the protein MVHTQGKKKLWRRPWVVPLGLLVLLFVAFSLPPYLTGDRAQSRVPDPGFAWYYPALVGHVVFASVAILTAVLQIWPWFRQRYPRWHRYAGRVYVFAGVLPAGVLAVTIGAVSPFGPVNAVGNVLMGTLWLGCTITAYRMARRKRFAEHRRWMLRSATLTFSIITNRLWAVAMIFALPPFKDTAFGGSEVALMQATSAISAWMGWVLPFLFVEWWLERDVSRKHRRAQPTAAKVAVSNSSS